In Onthophagus taurus isolate NC chromosome 6, IU_Otau_3.0, whole genome shotgun sequence, a genomic segment contains:
- the LOC111415583 gene encoding F-box only protein 21-like, with the protein MLNKIPEDILQKVIEQKSLSNQDLINLSSTCLYLRNFILQNNSLWKKQYLEKWSEIENSFQINDYFTEFRHASNIHRKVDEILINIATKFIDKEQLSDTVFEEFTEIVTSRYLNRQYTENCLREIFTDHSKINTHDVVSLKTPGNLTLKYYSLLTLHYLKHEDLKNEWIQFCSLKEEDQLLEIGIILLIQWIKPQYNVKIEHFRNLFDEMTEKVKKHLKISNPNHPLFKTNLNDLNLWRNKNIYENKFSWFYCEEILETMKQVMCEMIDFCGDEPDYTVKYPFIADVLESKEGEQITLAIIYQAIARRLGVHLQLIPVDFGCILKFVEHDTNNRKVHYVDVFEWDEAWFDFTLYGNSRCSPLMVIKKMINSIKFILTERRQSVEQKALVKRSILELHQIVDPYDVEASIQLTSYYRKHNINTSPQKKPLERHSESQKSIERSLDVKFAVGMIMKHKLHNYSCVIYNWDPFPKITINSNYPWIQAMQKNQPYYYVLLASGAKKYVEQENLTFSGDKDGLDKNPEIGRFFTHFFNNSYVPNCVLNDKFPNDSEIRMNFC; encoded by the exons atgttaaataaaatccCTGAAGATATCCTCCAAAAGGTAATAGAACAAAAATCGCTAAGTAATCaagatttaattaacttaTCTTCAACTTGTTTGTATTTgcgaaattttattttacaaaacaactCCTTGTGGAAGAAACAATACTTAGAAAAGTGGTCGGAAATAGAAAACTCCTTCCaaataaacgattattttaCGGAATTTCGACACGCTTCCAACATACATCGAAAGGTGgatgaaatattaataaatattgcaaCGAAATTTATCGATAAAGAACAATTATCAGATACGGTCTTCGAAGAATTTACAGAAATAGTTACTTCAAGGTACCTAAACAGACAGTATacagaaaattgtttaagagAAATTTTCACCGAtcactcaaaaattaatactcATGATgttgtttcattaaaaacaccCGGAAATTTAACACTTAAATACTACAGTTTATTaacattacattatttaaaacatgAGGACTTGAAAAATGAGTGGATCCAATTTTGCtcattaaaagaagaagaccAACTGTTGGAAATCGGGATTATACTGCTAATACAATGGATAAAACCGCAATACAACGTTAAAATCGAACACTTTCGAAATCTATTCGATGAAATGACAGAAAAAGTtaagaaacatttaaaaataagcaATCCAAATCATCCTTTATTTAAAACGAACTTGAATGATTTGAATTTgtggagaaataaaaatatatacgaGAATAAGTTTTCCTGGTTCTATTGTGAAGAAATTTTGGAAACGATGAAACAAGTTATGTGCGAAATGATAGATTTTTGTGGTGACGAACCCGACTATACCGTTAAATATCCATTTATAGCGGACGTTTTGGAATCAAAAGAAGGCGAACAAATAACATTAGCAATCATTTACCAAGCCATAGCAAGAAGACTTGGTGTTCATTTACAACTAATACCAGTTGATTTTGGttgcattttaaaatttgttgaacaCGATACGAATAATAGAAAAGTGCATTATGTGGATGTTTTCGAATGGGACGAAGCTTGGTTTGACTTCACTTTATATGGAAACTCAAGATGTTCACCTTTAATG gttattaaaaaaatgataaatagtattaaatttattttaactgaaAGACGACAATCCGTGGAACAAAAAGCTCTGGTGAAGCGTTCAATTCTAGAACTACACCAAATTGTTGACCCATATGATGTAGAAGCCAGTATTCAATTGACCTCTTATTATAGGAAGCATAATATTAACACGAGTCCTCAAAAAAAACCCTTAGAAAGACATTCGGAATCGCAAAAAAGTATCGAGAGATCTCTCGACGTTAAATTCGCGGTTGGAATGATTATGAAACATAAACTACATAATTATAGCTGCGTTATTTACAATTGGGATCCTTTTcctaaaataacaattaacagCAATTATCCGTGGATCCAGGCCATGCAAAAAAATCAACCGTATTATTACGTTTTATTAGCGAGTGGGGCTAAGAAATATGTGgaacaagaaaatttaacgTTTAGTGGAGATAAAGACGGATTGGATAAAAATCCAGAAATTGGAAGATTTTTTACACACTTCTTTAATAACAGTTATGTGCCCAATTGTGTACTAAATGACAAATTTCCAAATGATTCTGAAATCAGAATGAACTTTTGTTAA